A region from the bacterium genome encodes:
- the cdd gene encoding cytidine deaminase: protein MKDNEARKLLDLASDAAKNSYSPYSKFKVGACVLYEDGKTYTGCNVENTSYGLTLCAERTAIASAIASAIASAIADGQKSKIVAIAIFSQNAKLCYPCGACRQWIIEFCKDASVIVESTKGNPQKISIKELLPHSFEL from the coding sequence ATGAAAGATAATGAAGCACGAAAATTGCTCGATTTAGCATCTGATGCCGCTAAAAACTCTTATTCTCCATACTCAAAATTTAAAGTAGGTGCATGCGTATTATACGAAGACGGCAAGACTTATACAGGATGCAATGTAGAAAATACAAGCTACGGCTTAACTCTTTGTGCTGAGCGAACAGCTATTGCTTCAGCTATTGCTTCAGCTATTGCTTCAGCTATTGCAGACGGACAAAAATCAAAAATTGTTGCTATAGCAATTTTTAGCCAAAACGCAAAATTATGTTATCCCTGCGGTGCTTGCAGGCAATGGATTATAGAATTTTGCAAAGATGCATCTGTTATTGTTGAAAGTACAAAAGGAAACCCCCAAAAAATTTCTATAAAAGAATTACTTCCTCATTCTTTCGAGCTTTAA
- a CDS encoding chemotaxis protein CheX — MDVKHINPVLDAFTNVLSQLGFQKVERLGLSKTKSLIINKGVISNIGVIGKLKGSIVIGMDTDSAKKFASIMMMGMEVSEFDELATSAIAEMSNIVCANACTNFTEIGIDGLNISPPSIIVGKGATIKLAAPILLVVKYNVDNLDVDLSIGLF; from the coding sequence ATGGATGTAAAACATATAAATCCTGTACTGGATGCTTTTACGAATGTTCTTTCCCAGCTTGGATTTCAAAAAGTAGAAAGACTGGGATTATCTAAAACTAAATCATTAATCATAAACAAGGGAGTTATTAGCAATATCGGTGTGATCGGTAAATTAAAAGGATCTATTGTTATCGGGATGGACACAGATTCTGCTAAAAAATTCGCATCTATTATGATGATGGGAATGGAAGTTAGCGAATTTGATGAATTAGCAACAAGTGCAATTGCTGAAATGAGTAATATTGTTTGTGCTAATGCTTGTACTAACTTTACTGAAATAGGTATCGACGGGTTAAATATTTCGCCGCCTTCAATAATTGTCGGAAAAGGTGCAACTATTAAACTGGCAGCTCCTATTTTGCTGGTTGTTAAATATAATGTCGATAATTTAGACGTAGATTTATCTATAGGCTTATTTTAA